A DNA window from Fodinibius sp. Rm-B-1B1-1 contains the following coding sequences:
- a CDS encoding dihydroorotase, with amino-acid sequence MSYTPNLLLQNVKPVGDNFNGSDKVDLRIADGTIVEIGTDLDPKENDEQTHDADGAYVSGGWMDMHVHLREPGYEHKETIETGCAAAAFGGFTEVACMPNTNPPIHTRDVVEFIKKKAEKLPVEVHPIGCVSKEREGKSIAEMGDMKEGGAVAFSDDGDPVYNSQLMRVALEYSSMLEMPIINHEEDLKLSRPGHMHEGKVSARLGIDGTPGIAEETMIARDILLAEFTGGHIHVAHISTAKAVDLVRQAKAKGINVTTEVCPHHFDLTDEEIERRDFDTNVKMHPPLRTQEDVDAMIEGVADGTIDAICTDHAPHAIEEKEVEFIYAPNGIIGLETAWSISVKQLLDSDVLDLEALLTKFVEKPREILNLDIPEIKEGAPANLTLFNVDEEWIFDEEKVHSKSKNSPYLGETLKGRAEAIYNKGRFVENEL; translated from the coding sequence ATGAGTTACACGCCTAATTTACTGCTTCAGAACGTAAAACCTGTCGGGGATAATTTTAACGGTTCGGATAAGGTTGATCTCCGTATTGCCGATGGAACGATCGTGGAAATTGGTACTGACTTGGATCCCAAAGAAAATGACGAGCAAACCCATGATGCCGACGGTGCCTATGTTTCGGGCGGATGGATGGATATGCATGTCCACCTGCGTGAGCCCGGTTATGAGCATAAGGAGACCATCGAAACCGGTTGTGCCGCGGCGGCTTTTGGTGGATTTACGGAAGTAGCGTGTATGCCGAATACGAATCCTCCCATTCACACGCGGGATGTGGTAGAGTTTATCAAGAAAAAGGCGGAGAAGCTGCCCGTGGAAGTCCATCCTATTGGCTGCGTGTCGAAGGAGCGCGAAGGCAAGTCGATTGCTGAGATGGGCGACATGAAAGAGGGCGGTGCGGTAGCCTTTAGTGATGATGGAGATCCGGTTTATAATTCGCAGCTGATGCGTGTAGCACTGGAGTATTCTTCGATGCTGGAGATGCCGATTATTAATCACGAAGAGGATTTGAAACTCTCGCGGCCGGGACATATGCACGAGGGCAAAGTGTCGGCGCGACTGGGTATTGACGGCACGCCGGGTATTGCCGAAGAGACGATGATTGCCCGCGATATTTTGCTGGCCGAATTTACCGGCGGACATATTCACGTGGCGCATATCAGCACGGCTAAAGCGGTAGATTTAGTTCGTCAAGCCAAGGCCAAAGGCATTAATGTAACTACCGAGGTTTGTCCCCATCATTTTGATTTGACGGACGAAGAAATTGAGCGTCGCGATTTCGATACGAACGTGAAGATGCATCCCCCGCTGCGTACGCAAGAAGATGTAGACGCGATGATCGAAGGGGTGGCTGACGGCACTATTGATGCGATTTGTACTGATCATGCTCCGCATGCCATAGAAGAAAAGGAAGTGGAATTTATTTACGCCCCCAACGGTATTATTGGATTGGAGACCGCATGGAGCATTAGCGTAAAGCAGTTGCTGGATTCGGACGTGCTTGATCTGGAAGCACTGCTCACGAAATTTGTAGAAAAGCCGCGGGAGATTTTGAATCTGGATATCCCCGAGATAAAAGAAGGCGCACCAGCGAACCTTACGCTTTTTAATGTGGATGAGGAGTGGATCTTTGATGAGGAGAAGGTTCATTCAAAGTCCAAGAATTCTCCCTATCTGGGTGAAACCCTGAAAGGGCGGGCCGAGGCGATCTATAATAAAGGTCGGTT